A single genomic interval of Carassius gibelio isolate Cgi1373 ecotype wild population from Czech Republic chromosome A22, carGib1.2-hapl.c, whole genome shotgun sequence harbors:
- the LOC127943429 gene encoding uncharacterized protein LOC127943429, with amino-acid sequence MDKQMIKIGLLNIRSISTKTLFVNNMITDHNIDVLCLTETWLKPDDYIILNESTPQDYCYKHEPRLKGKGGGVASIYNNVFRISQRAGFKYNSFEVMVLHITLSRETNVNDKSPVMFVLATVYRPPGHHTDFIKEFGDFTSELVLAADKVLIVGDFNIHVDNEKDVLGSAFIDILNSIGVRQHVSGPTHCRNHTLDLILSHGIDVDSVEIIQPSDDISDHYLVLCKLHIAKIVNSTSCYKYRRTITSTTKDCFLSYLPDVSEFLSISKTSEQLDDVTETMDSLFSSTLNTVAPLRLRKVKENSLTPWYNEHTRTLKRAARKMERSWRKTKLEVFRIAWRESSISYRKALKTVRSDYFSSLLEENKHNPRYLFNTVAKLTKNKASTSVDISQHHSSNDFMNYFTSKIDTIRDKIATIQPSATVSHQTVHYRPPEEQFHSFSTIGEEELYKLVKSSKLTTCMLDPIPSTL; translated from the coding sequence atggataaacaaatgataaagattggcttattgaatatcagatccatttctacgaaaacactttttgtaaataatatgataactgatcataatatagatgtgctctgcttgacagaaacctggctaaaacctgatgattacattattttaaatgagtccaccccccaagattattgttataaacacgagccgcgtctaaaaggcaaagggggaggtgttgcttcaatttataataacgttttcaggatttctcagagggcaggcttcaagtataactcgtttgaagtaatggtgcttcatataacattatccagagaaaccaatgttaatgataaatcccctgttatgtttgtactggctactgtatacaggccaccagggcaccatacagactttattaaagagtttggtgattttacatccgagttagttctggctgcagataaagtcttaatagttggtgattttaatatccatgtcgataatgaaaaagatgtattgggatcagcatttatagacattctgaactctattggtgttagacaacacgtttcaggacctactcattgtcgaaatcatactctagatttaatactgtcacatggaattgatgttgatagtgttgaaattattcagccaagtgatgatatctcagatcattatttagttctgtgtaaacttcatatagccaaaattgtaaattctacttcttgttacaagtatcgaagaaccatcacttctaccacaaaagactgctttttaagttatcttcctgatgtatccgaattccttagcatatccaaaacctcagaacaacttgatgatgtaacagaaactatggactctctcttttctagcactttaaatacagttgctcctttacgcttaagaaaggttaaggaaaacagtttgacaccatggtataatgagcatactcgcaccctaaagagagcagcccgaaaaatggagcgcagctggaggaaaacaaaactagaggtatttcgtattgcttggcgggaaagtagcatatcctaccgaaaagcattaaaaactgttagatctgattacttttcttctcttttagaagaaaacaaacataaccccaggtatttattcaatacagtggctaaattaacgaaaaataaagcctcaacaagtgttgacatttcccaacaccacagcagtaatgactttatgaactactttacttctaaaatcgatactattagagataaaattgcaaccattcagccgtcagctacagtttcgcatcagacagtgcactatagaccccctgaggaacagttccactcattctctactataggagaggaagaattgtataaacttgttaaatcatctaaacttacaacatgtatgttagaccctataccatctacactctaa